A single window of Apus apus isolate bApuApu2 chromosome 18, bApuApu2.pri.cur, whole genome shotgun sequence DNA harbors:
- the ABR gene encoding active breakpoint cluster region-related protein isoform X4 encodes MTEVLVEPDGSPGPVGERPERGVEEPEGKRPPNTGARLWGRVRSKLLRQKLDPQAVQTKNWHMDVIEMNGIKVEFSMKFTSRDMSLKRTPSKKQTGVFGVKISVVTKRERSKVPYIVRQCIEEVEKRGIEEVGIYRISGVATDIQALKAVFDANNKDILVMLSDMDINAIAGTLKLYFRELPEPLLTDRLYPAFMEGIALSDPAAKENCMMHLLRSLPDPNLITFLFLLEHLKRVAEKEPINKMSLHNLATVFGPTLLRPSEVESKAHLTLASDIWSHDVMAQVQVLLYYLQHPPISFTELKRNTLYFSTDV; translated from the exons ATGAcagaggtgctggtggagccAGATGGCAGCCCCGGGCCCGTGGGCGAGCGGCCGGAACGTGGCGTGGAGGAGCCCGAGGGGAAGCGTCCCCCCAACACGGGCGCCCGCCTCTGGGGCAGGGTGCGCAGCAAGCTGCTCCGGCAGAAG CTGGACCCTCAGGCCGTGCAGACAAAGAACTGGCACATGGATGTGATTGAGATGAACGGG ATCAAGGTGGAGTTCTCCATGAAGTTCACGAGCAGAGACATGAGCCTGAAGAGAACCCCATCCAAAAAGCAGACGGGTGTCTTCGGGGTCAAAATCAGCGTCGTGACGAA GCGCGAGCGCTCCAAGGTGCCTTACATCGTGCGCCAGTGCATCGAGGAGGTGGAGAAGAGGGGCATCGAAGAGGTCGGCATCTACAGGATCTCTGGCGTGGCCACTGACATCCAGGCATTGAAAGCTGTCTTTGATGCAA ATAACAAGGACATCCTCGTCATGCTGAGTGACATGGACATCAACGCCATCGCTGGCACGCTGAAGCTGTACTTCCGCGAGCTGCCCGAGCCCCTCCTCACTGACAGACTCTACCCTGCCTTCATGGAGGGGATCG CCCTCTCGGATCCTGCTGCCAAGGAGAACTGCATGATGCACCTTCTCCGCTCGCTGCCTGACCCCAACCTCATCACCTTCCTCTTTCTGCTGGAGCACTTGAAAAG GGTAGCTGAAAAGGAGCCCATCAACAAAATGTCTCTCCACAACCTGGCCACGGTCTTTGGACCAACGCTGCTGAGACCCTCAGAGGTGGAGAGCAAGGCACACCTCACCCTGGCCTCTGACATCTGGTCCCACGATGTGATGGCCCAG gtccaggtccttctctacTACCTGCAGCATCCTCCCATCTCCTTCACCGAGCTGAAACGCAACACACTTTACTTCTCCACGGACGTGTAG
- the TIMM22 gene encoding mitochondrial import inner membrane translocase subunit Tim22 gives MAGASSPSGPGGPEPPPPPLQYSLLLQHLVGEQRRPRAWDPAALGGIPSPPKSEEQKMVERAMESCAFKAVLACVGGFVLGGAFGVFTAGIDTNVGFDPKDPYRTPTAKEVLKDMGQRGISYAKNFAIVGAMFSCTECVVESYRGKSDWKNSVISGCITGGAIGFRAGLKAGLIGCGGFAAFSAAIDYYLR, from the exons ATGGCGGGAGCGTCGTCCCCCTCAGGTCCGGGTGGCCCGgagccgcccccgccgccgctgcagtacagcctgctgctgcagcatctggTGGGCGAGCAGCGGAGACCCCGCGCCTGGGACCCCGCGGCCCTCGGCGGCATCCCCAGCCCGCCCAAGAGCGAGGAGCAGAAGATGGTGGAGCGGGCCATGGAGAGCTGCGCCTTCAAGGCGGTGCTGGCCTGCGTGGGAG gGTTCGTTCTGGGAGGTGCCTTTGGTGTCTTCACAGCTGGCATCGACACCAATGTTGGGTTTGATCCCAAGGACCCGTATCGAACACCAACTGCAAAAGAGGTCCTCAAAGACATGGGGCAGAGAGGCATCTCCTACGCCAAGAACTTCGCCATCGTGGGCGCCATGTTCTCCTGCACTGAGTGTGTGGTAGAATCT TATCGTGGGAAGTCAGACTGGAAGAACAGTGTTATTAGTGGCTGCATCACAGGAGGAGCAATTGGCTTCAGAG CTGGTCTGAAGGCCGGGCTGATCGGCTGCGGCGGCTTCGCCGCTTTCTCCGCCGCCATTGATTACTACCTGCGGTAG